The proteins below are encoded in one region of Acanthochromis polyacanthus isolate Apoly-LR-REF ecotype Palm Island chromosome 4, KAUST_Apoly_ChrSc, whole genome shotgun sequence:
- the rgs16 gene encoding regulator of G-protein signaling 16 — protein sequence MCKGLASLPTCLERAKELKARLGSFLQKNNWNLPCCKIGKNKPTLEECHRWKESFEKLLSSKYGLCAFTTFLVSEFSEENIAFYFACEDYRNTKCPAKLPSKARKIYDEFIGSEAPREINIDHETRDITKANMLTPSSSCFDLAQHKIYMLMAKDCYPRFLRSQAYRDLVCQAKPSAKADKHPQQEKKV from the exons ATGTGTAAAGGACTAGCATCACTGCCAACCTGCTTGGAAAG gGCCAAGGAGCTGAAAGCAAGACTGGGAAgctttttgcaaaaaaacaactggaATCTACCCTGTTGCAAAATAGGGAAAAATAA GCCAACCCTGGAGGAATGTCATAGGTGGAAAGAGTCTTTTGAAAAACTCCTGTCCAGCAAAT ATGGACTATGTGCCTTCACAACCTTCCTGGTCTCTGAGTTCAGCGAGGAGAACATTGCGTTCTACTTTGCTTGTGAGGATTACAGGAATACCAAGTGTCCTGCTAAACTCCCCTCGAAAGCTCGGAAGATCTATGATGAATTCATTGGCAGTGAAGCTCCCCGAGAG ATTAACATTGACCATGAAACCCGTGACATCACCAAAGCCAACATGCTGACCCCCTCATCTTCTTGCTTCGACCTGGCTCAGCATAAGATCTACATGCTCATGGCCAAAGACTGCTACCCTCGCTTCCTCCGTTCTCAAGCCTACAGGGATCTAGTGTGCCAAGCCAAGCCCAGCGCCAAGGCCGACAAGCACCCCCAGCAGGAGAAGAAGGTGTGA